The genomic window GTTCTGATGTATCACTTACACGCACGgcaatttaattaatataaagaAACACATACGGCaaccaaaacaataatcaataattTTGTGATTGCAGAGAAGATATCACAAAATATGAAAGCTTAAAAACATTCATATTCAACCATATACCTTTGACATTGTAGGCATAGAGTGGTGAAGCAAGCAGGGCAGCTAAGCACAGCATCAGAGCCACACTGTTGTCTTTTCTTTTGAACCCATTTTTCATCCTTATCATCAAGATCTGGATCATAGAACTCTGGTTTGGTTGTGTAGTCTATCTCATCATCATCAGAAACTGGACTTAATCAAATAAACACAAATTAGATTGTTGGCTTAAATAAAGGTCACTTATTGgtagtaagaaaaaaaaaaagaaaaagtacaagtaattttaaagaaaaaatagaatttaatAGCATTGCAGTCTCAATTTGCAACTGGTCCCATAGATGCTACATTCAAAAGACTGATCCTGGAAGAGATGACAGAAACTTTAAAGCATAAAACAGTCACCATTAAAAACCATTACTAGCCAACTTGCAGTTGCACATCTGATACAAAGTTATCCATTTATAGTAAAAGTAAAATGTAGATTACCACAAGAAGAAAGAATATTACATTGGACTCAAGAAACTGTAATAAATAACTACTACTTGAATATGCTCTTTTGTAAGCTTTGCCTCCACAATAAAATCCAGCTTGCACTTTCAGTCAAGCTCATCAACTCCAACTTATGATACTTTATACTACTTTACACATAATataatctttctttctttttcggtTTATAAATATCCACATAAAATTGTAAAATTTTCCAAAGTACTCCATAATCACAACTTTGTGACTATAATTATCTGCAAAACTTTAAGACAAGGTGGCAACAATGGTACCAAACACTCGAGTTAGTGAGTTTTATGGTTCAAGTTTCCCTAAGCTCTATAATTTTGTGTGATTATGTTGgttgaaatttgaaaatgagaTTTGGCCATAGAAAAAGCAAGTATAAACTAGAGGTCATTATCAACCACTGATTTTCAAGGTTGCAGCTGGTCCTAAATTGAGgtacaaacttttttttttcttcaatcaaTGAAATTGTGTTACACCCTATATTCAAATTGTGTTGCAGCTGCTCCATAATAACCCGTTTTACCTACTTCTCTGATCTcaattaaatgaaataaattatTCAGCAACACAAAAACTGCACCTTGAAACTGTAAATTCTTCTTTCACACAGTAATAACAATAGTAATAGAGAATAAAAGAACTGAAAAAATAAATGGTGAAGTTTCATTACCAGTTTGTTGTGAATTGGTGGGTGATTCCTTCCCATCGCCTTcttccatctctctctctctctctctctctctgaggaACAGGTGAGAGAAAATGAACGAAGCTTGTAGCgaaaatgtgttttttttttttttgagtcgGTGATGTATTGAAGCCCAATAAGCTAACATTTGGGCCTTTTGCGTAACTAATTTGTCAACATATCCCAATAAAGAAAATCTAGACCCTAaccagaaaaaggaagaaaatctagactgttaacagaaaaaaaaaaaatctagaccAACTTGAATTGGTTAAGGGATCAGCttactcttaaaaaaaaaaagtgataagCTCACTCGTTAGTTTAAGTAAGTGTCGGAAATTCGAGTCACACCTTATGTATGTAGCAACCCATTTGCTAGCAGCATATCTTTAAATGCAATTCAGATTCGCGACGGATTAGTTTTTAACTTGTTGGGTTGAAAAATACGGAGAACAATCCAAAAACAAAACTAGACCgtggaaaaaaaaatattgaattggTCTATTGACTATTGTACTAGTTTCTATTTCTATATGACCTAcaagttataaaaaaaaaagaagtctcACTAGATACTAGGGTGGCAAAACGGGTTGAATTCGTCGGGCCGACCCGCTAATTattgattttctttttatttttgtttttgtttttgtttttttttcacaAACTTTTAAGATATTAATAATTAAGATATTATTATTAGTgagaaaataaattattttttttctttttatttttagaagCTGGGTCACCTGGCCGGGCGGGGCAGGGCGGTTAAACTGCCACGCCCAAACCGTTTAAAAATATTAAACCGCCTAAGGTTTAAGATCGGGCTGGGCGGGAAAAATTGCCGAANNNNNNNNNNNNNNNNNNNNNNNNNCTAGCTCGCCTAGCTCGCCGACCCGCCAATCCGCCGTAAAGCGAGACGGACTAGCATTTTGAACCCATTTTAGTTGGCGAGACGGGTTGGGCGGACCGgcccgctttgccacccctacTAGATACTTTCATTAATACGCATAATATTATGAAAATTACATAAGAATGTTATAATTTTTTGAATATATTATTATAGTATAAACACCAGAAATCACATTCTCTTTTTTTGATTGTCATTAATTTCTTTTGAAGTTTGTGGAGTGATATTTCTACTTCAAATGTTCTCATCCATCCATGTGGCATGAGAACAAATTGCCAGTAACCACATTGAACATGTGCTTGCATAGAATGATAGAATAGAAGACAAATTgtacttgaccttcccttgcttagTGAGAATCTTAACTTAGAAGTTAAGGAATTGTTCAGTTTGACATGCAAATATATGAGAGTGCAAATGCTATCCAAAATGGCATGACCATGGTATAAGATGCAGATTCCTTGTAACAGATGGAGAAAAGGTTGTTAACAAACTTGATTCCTAGAATGAGTATGCCAATGTAGATGGTTTCTATTGCATTGCTCACTGATTTCTCTGCTGAATCacacagaaacaaaacaaaacacaTATAACAATTAATTGTACTCTCTTTAAGTTGGATTAATAAATGAAATAATTGTGGTAAATCAaagttattattaataattaagaacTGAACTGACCAATAATACTTCCAAAGAGATTGCAATCACTGTGTGTATCAAACTTTGTGGAAGTCCCACAAATGCATGAACTGAAAATTGAACCTG from Arachis ipaensis cultivar K30076 chromosome B09, Araip1.1, whole genome shotgun sequence includes these protein-coding regions:
- the LOC107617410 gene encoding E2F-associated phosphoprotein; its protein translation is MLAYWASIHHRLKKKKNTFSLQASFIFSHLFLREREREREMEEGDGKESPTNSQQTVSDDDEIDYTTKPEFYDPDLDDKDEKWVQKKRQQCGSDAVLSCPACFTTLCLQCQRHEKYVTRYRAVFAVNCKINDDNILMEDTPRSRKRNRGGAGRSDGREATSANNETFKQVCCSVCSTEVGVIDEDEVYHFFNVLPSES
- the LOC110266397 gene encoding uncharacterized protein LOC110266397 isoform X1, which codes for MWLAEHCLRPSRTLYKGVSHILCLSSSVCSIQERKNMDKVVYIYALLGLFAGSIFSSCICGTSTKFDTHSDCNLFGSIIAEKSVSNAIETIYIGILILGIKFVNNLFSICYKESASYTMVMPFWIAFALSYICMSN
- the LOC110266397 gene encoding uncharacterized protein LOC110266397 isoform X2; protein product: MWLAEHCLRPSRTLYKGVSHILCLSSSVCSIQERKNMDKVVYIYALLGLFAGSIFSSCICGTSTKFDTHSDCNLFGSIIEKSVSNAIETIYIGILILGIKFVNNLFSICYKESASYTMVMPFWIAFALSYICMSN